From the Bradyrhizobium ontarionense genome, the window CAGCCGCTTCGCAGGTCGAGCTGGCGCTGATGCATGGTCATGACGCGAGCCTCCGCTGATGGTCGCGGAAGCGGCCATAGGTCCAATGCGCCGCGCAGGCGCCCTCCGACGACACCATGCAGGAGCCGACCGGCGTCTCCGGCGTGCACGCGTTGCCAAACAGCCGGCAGTCCACCGGCTTCTTCACGCCGCGCAGGATCGCCGGACATTCGCAGGCCGGATTGTCGGCCACGACCAACTCGGACATGGCGAAGCGCAGCTCGGCGTCGAGATGCGCAAAGGCGGGCCGCAACTTCAATGCGCTCGACGGAATGCTGCCGAGGCCGCGCCATTCGAACTGATCGCGCAGTTCGAAGATCTCGGCCATCTCGTCGATGGCGCGCCGGTTGCCGCTGCCGGTAACAGCGCGGCGATACTGGTTCTCGACCTCGTGACGGCCGTCATTGACCTGCTCGATCAACATCAGGATCGCCTGCATCATGTCGAGCGGCTCGAAGCCCGCGATCACGACCGGCTTGCCGTCGTCGCGCGCGAACGGCTCATAGGGCGCGGTGCCGATCACCGTGGAAACATGCGCAGGGCCGACGAAGCCGTCGATCTCGACGGGGTTTTCGCTGTCGAGGATCGCCCGCATCGCCGGCGGCGTCAGCACGTGGTTGCAGAACACACTGAAATTCGCCAGCTGCTTCTTGTCGGCGAGCCTGACCATCACAGCCGTCGGCGGCGTCGTGGTCTCGAAGCCGATGGCGAAGAACACGACTTCGCGCCCCGGGTTCTGCTCGGCCAGCGCGATCGCATCCAGCGTCGAATAGACCATGCGGACGTCGGCGCCACGGGCCTTGGCCCGCAGCAGCGAGGATCCGCGCGAGCCCGGCACGCGCATGAGATCACCATAGACGCAGAGGACGACCTCGGACCGTTCGGCGAGCGCGATCGCCATGTCGATGCGCCCGGCCGGCAGCACGCAGACGGGGCAGCCCGGCCCGTGGATCATGCGCACGTTGTCCGGCAGCATGTCTTCGAGACCATAGCGGGCGATCGCATGGGTATGCCCGCCACAGAACTCCATGAAGCGATAGGCTTTGCCGGACTCTGCCTTGGCGCGGATCGCGCGCGCAAGGCCCATCGCGAGCTCCTTGTCGCGATATTCATCAGCATATTTCATGGCCGCGCCTCCACGGGTTCCACTCCCATCTGCCGGAGCAGGTCGAGCGTCTCGCGCGCCTCCTCCGGATTGATCTTGGCCAGCGCATGGCCGACATGAAGGATGACGTAGTCGCCGACGGTGATCTCCTCGATCAGCGCGACCGAGACTTCCTTGCTGACGCCATCGATCGAGACGATCGCCATGTCGTCAGGCAGGAGCTTGATCACCTCGGCAGGAATGGCCAGGCACATCAGACGAACCCTCCGGAAGTTAGACCCTGTTGAGTAATCTGCAGTCCGGCGACCCAGGCCTGCCCGAGGCTCAAGCCGCCGTCATTGACCGGCAGTTGGCGCGGCAGCAGCGCATCGAGGCCGGCCGCTCGGCAGCCGCGCACGATCTGTTCTGCCAGATGCGCATTGAGGAAGCAGCCGCCGCTCAGCACGACGGTGCCGATGCCGGTCGCACGCGAAGCATCCGCAACCCAGTCGACGCAGGCCGCGGCCAAGGTGCCGTGAAACAGGCCGGCGGCTTCGACCGCATCGAGATCGCGCGCGGCCAGATGCGCGAGCAGAGGCCGCAGCGACAGCACGCCCTCGATGACCGTCCAGCCCCGCGCCAGTACCGCCGGTTCACGTACCAGCGCCTCGAGCTTCATGGCCGCCTCGCCTTCATAGCTCTGGACCATGCTCACACCGAGCAGGCCGGCGACGGCGTCGAACAGGCGACCGGCGCTGGTCGTGACCGGCGTGTCCGCGCGATCCAGCAGCATGGGCAGATGCCGAGCCTGGGGCTGGCCGGCGAAGCACGACGCAATGTCCCCGCCCCGCCCGATGTCATGCAGCAGCGCCGCGGCCATGCGCCACGGCTCGCGCGCGGCGCGATCGCCACCCGGCATCTTCAATGGCGCGAGATGGCCGAGGCGACGGAAGCCTGCGCCGTCGCACAGCAGGAGCTCGCCGCCCCACGCGCCGCCGTCGCTGCCATAACCGTAGCCATCGAGCACGAGGCCGAGCGCAGGACCGGCTACCCCATGCTCGGCGATGACGGACGCCGCATGTGCATGATGATGCTGCACGGGCACCATAGGGAGACCGCGGCCTTGTGCGAACCGCGTCGAAGCCATGTCGGGATGCATGTCATGCGCGATCGCGACCGGTTCGACATCGAGAATGGAGGTGAGGTGACGGATCGTCTCCTCGAAGAAGCGGACGGCCTGTGCGGTGTCGAGATCGCCGATGTGCTGGGACACGAACGCCTCGTCGCCGCGCGTCACCGTCACCGTCGCCTTCAGATGAGCGCCGACCGCAAGTATTGGCGGCATGGACCGCGCAAGACGGATCGGTTCCGGCACATAGCCGCGGGCGCGCCGAATGAAACGGGGACCGCCGGCGACCATGGCGACCACGGAATCGTCGGCACGAATGACGATGTCGCGATCGTGCGTGACAATCAGGTCCGCGATATCAGCCAGCGCGGCCAGCGCCTCGTCGTTGTCGGTCAAGAGCGGCTCGCCGCTCGGATTGGCGCTGGTGCAGACCAGCGCCCAGCCCCTCTCACCCGCGGCTCCGCCGCGCGCAGCGAGCGCGTGAAAGATCAGATGATGCAGCGGCGCGACGGGCAGCATCACGCCGATCTTCGCAAGACCCGGCGCAACGGATGGCGCGACATGATGGCGCGATCTCAGCAGCACGATCGGCCGCGCCACCTGCTCCAGCAACGCGCGCGCAGGCGCATCGATCTCGGCGAGATCGGCGGCGGCATCGGCCGAGGCCAGCATCACGGCGAAGGGCTTGCCGTCGCGCTGCTTGCGCGCGCGCAGGCGCTGGACGACGTCATCGCGGCTGCAATCGCACAGCAGCTGGTAGCCACCAAGCCCCTTGATGGCGACGATCTTGCCCTCGGCAAGCGCGGCCGCGACCTCGTCCACTCCATGGCTGAGCCGCGGCCCGCAACGCGCGCACGAGATCGCCTCGGCATGAAAGCGGCGGCCGCTCGGATCTTCGTAGTCGGCGCGGCACGCCTCACACATCGGAAAGCGCTTCATCGCCGTGGTCGCGCGGTCGTAAGGCAGACGTTCGGCAATGGTGAAACGCGGACCGCAATGGGTGCAGTTGACGAAAGGATAGAGATGGAAGCGGCTGGTCGGATCGAACAGCTCGGCCAGGCAGGCTGCACAGGTGGCTGCGTCCGGCACGATCCGCGTCGTGACGCGCCCGCCCACGCTCTCGGCGATCCGGAAGCCCGTGCAGGAATCGGCCACCATCGGCTCGACCGCGATGTCGTCGATGCGCGCCAGTGGTGGTGTCTGCTGCGGCAGAGCCTCGACGAACTCAGCGACCTCCTCGCCCTCGACCTCAATGACGACGCCATCAGCATCATTGGCGACGAAGCCGCCGAGCCGATAGCGCGTCGCCAGGCCATGGACATAGGGACGAAAGCCCACGCCCTGCACGGCGCCGCGGACGCGGAGCCTGAGGCGCGTGTGTTTCGCCGCCAATGTCTGGCCGGGCGCGCTCATCCCTGCACCGCGCCCAGCGCGCCCGCCCGCATCTTGTCCGCCTGCTTCCTGATCCAGGCATAGAAGGCCGAGAGGCCTTCGCCCGTCCTGGCCGAGATCGTCAGCACCTCGATCTTCGGATTGACGCGGCGGGCATATTCGATCGTCTGCGCCAGGTTGAAATCGAGCACCGGCGCCAGATCGATCTTGTTGATCAGCATCAGCGCCGAGGCTGCGAACATATCTGGATATTTGAGCGGCTTGTCCTCGCCTTCCGTCGTCGAAAATACGACGATCTTGCAGGCTTCGCCGAGATCGAACGCGGCCGGGCACACGAGATTGCCGACATTCTCGATGAACAGCAGCCCGCCGCGCAGCGGCGGCAACCGGCCATAGGCCTCGCCGACCATGGCCGCATCGAGATGGCAGCCCTTGCCGGTGTTGATCTGGATCGCCGGCACGCCAGTGGCCCGGATGCGCTCGGCATCGTTGGAGGTCTGCTGGTCACCTTCGATCACCGCGACGGGCCGGCTCTGCTTGAGATCGGAGACGGCGCGAACCAGCAGCGAGGTCTTGCCGGCGCCGGGGCTGGAAACCAAGTTGAACGCCAGCACGTCGTGGGCGGCGAAACGTGCGCGGTTCTCGGCCGCGAGACGGTTGTTCTTGCCGAGAATGTCGCGCTCGATCTGGATGATGCGCCCGCTGGAGAGACC encodes:
- a CDS encoding HypC/HybG/HupF family hydrogenase formation chaperone, coding for MCLAIPAEVIKLLPDDMAIVSIDGVSKEVSVALIEEITVGDYVILHVGHALAKINPEEARETLDLLRQMGVEPVEARP
- the hypB gene encoding hydrogenase nickel incorporation protein HypB — translated: MCTVCGCSDGKSSIEDGDHHHDHGEHHHAHGHDHSHDQSGHHHHHGDHHHDHDHGHHHHGHDDHDHGHAHDHHHDHAAVDRIDCSVNPAGQEIAGLSSGRIIQIERDILGKNNRLAAENRARFAAHDVLAFNLVSSPGAGKTSLLVRAVSDLKQSRPVAVIEGDQQTSNDAERIRATGVPAIQINTGKGCHLDAAMVGEAYGRLPPLRGGLLFIENVGNLVCPAAFDLGEACKIVVFSTTEGEDKPLKYPDMFAASALMLINKIDLAPVLDFNLAQTIEYARRVNPKIEVLTISARTGEGLSAFYAWIRKQADKMRAGALGAVQG
- the hypD gene encoding hydrogenase formation protein HypD, which produces MKYADEYRDKELAMGLARAIRAKAESGKAYRFMEFCGGHTHAIARYGLEDMLPDNVRMIHGPGCPVCVLPAGRIDMAIALAERSEVVLCVYGDLMRVPGSRGSSLLRAKARGADVRMVYSTLDAIALAEQNPGREVVFFAIGFETTTPPTAVMVRLADKKQLANFSVFCNHVLTPPAMRAILDSENPVEIDGFVGPAHVSTVIGTAPYEPFARDDGKPVVIAGFEPLDMMQAILMLIEQVNDGRHEVENQYRRAVTGSGNRRAIDEMAEIFELRDQFEWRGLGSIPSSALKLRPAFAHLDAELRFAMSELVVADNPACECPAILRGVKKPVDCRLFGNACTPETPVGSCMVSSEGACAAHWTYGRFRDHQRRLAS
- the hypF gene encoding carbamoyltransferase HypF, translating into MSAPGQTLAAKHTRLRLRVRGAVQGVGFRPYVHGLATRYRLGGFVANDADGVVIEVEGEEVAEFVEALPQQTPPLARIDDIAVEPMVADSCTGFRIAESVGGRVTTRIVPDAATCAACLAELFDPTSRFHLYPFVNCTHCGPRFTIAERLPYDRATTAMKRFPMCEACRADYEDPSGRRFHAEAISCARCGPRLSHGVDEVAAALAEGKIVAIKGLGGYQLLCDCSRDDVVQRLRARKQRDGKPFAVMLASADAAADLAEIDAPARALLEQVARPIVLLRSRHHVAPSVAPGLAKIGVMLPVAPLHHLIFHALAARGGAAGERGWALVCTSANPSGEPLLTDNDEALAALADIADLIVTHDRDIVIRADDSVVAMVAGGPRFIRRARGYVPEPIRLARSMPPILAVGAHLKATVTVTRGDEAFVSQHIGDLDTAQAVRFFEETIRHLTSILDVEPVAIAHDMHPDMASTRFAQGRGLPMVPVQHHHAHAASVIAEHGVAGPALGLVLDGYGYGSDGGAWGGELLLCDGAGFRRLGHLAPLKMPGGDRAAREPWRMAAALLHDIGRGGDIASCFAGQPQARHLPMLLDRADTPVTTSAGRLFDAVAGLLGVSMVQSYEGEAAMKLEALVREPAVLARGWTVIEGVLSLRPLLAHLAARDLDAVEAAGLFHGTLAAACVDWVADASRATGIGTVVLSGGCFLNAHLAEQIVRGCRAAGLDALLPRQLPVNDGGLSLGQAWVAGLQITQQGLTSGGFV